From a region of the Hymenobacter jejuensis genome:
- a CDS encoding sensor histidine kinase: protein MKPWLQRRVRRHGLFWLGVVAFFELIQVPDYIATRQPLYWREFLFSQLPLIVPATYVLVYGLLPILLRRKQVLTFLGLLAAWLASCALLAGLLRELLTYVLAPRFFHLMPPHPFRWSKVDPVSFGFLAVLFVGFAASTMRVFSNWHKQQQINQLLQQRKMQADLQLLKAQLQPPFLFSTLATLQSLTEAKAAEAPAAVLQLSELLRYMLYESALDSVALAEEATMLRLYVALEQLRLGDAVDVSLTISGALDAHTLAPLLLLPFVENAFRHGTGAALECPWISIDLLARRDSLTFKVINSRAEAATEWAEGAGLARVRQRLACLYPGRHTLKIVAESDTFLVSLKLQWTLTEPTETPISPPLATLANRQLLPTT from the coding sequence ATGAAGCCGTGGCTGCAACGACGAGTAAGGCGGCATGGGCTGTTCTGGCTGGGTGTCGTGGCGTTCTTCGAGTTGATTCAGGTACCCGACTACATCGCAACGCGCCAGCCGCTGTATTGGCGCGAATTTCTGTTTTCGCAGCTGCCCCTGATCGTTCCGGCCACCTACGTGCTGGTGTACGGGCTGCTGCCCATCCTGCTCCGCCGAAAGCAGGTGCTGACTTTTCTGGGGCTACTGGCCGCATGGCTGGCGAGCTGCGCATTGCTGGCTGGGCTACTGCGCGAACTATTGACCTACGTGCTGGCCCCTCGCTTCTTCCACCTAATGCCTCCCCATCCGTTCCGGTGGTCCAAGGTGGATCCCGTCAGCTTTGGCTTTCTGGCAGTGCTATTTGTAGGATTTGCAGCCAGCACCATGCGCGTGTTCAGCAATTGGCACAAACAACAGCAAATCAACCAGTTGCTGCAGCAGCGAAAAATGCAGGCTGATCTGCAACTCCTTAAAGCCCAGCTCCAGCCGCCTTTTTTGTTCAGCACTCTTGCCACTTTGCAATCCCTTACCGAAGCCAAGGCGGCAGAGGCACCGGCAGCAGTGCTTCAGCTTTCCGAACTGCTGCGCTACATGCTGTACGAAAGCGCACTGGATAGCGTCGCGCTGGCCGAGGAGGCAACCATGCTGCGGCTTTACGTAGCCCTGGAGCAGTTGCGCTTAGGCGATGCCGTCGATGTTTCGCTTACCATCAGCGGGGCGCTCGACGCGCACACGCTGGCGCCGCTGTTGCTGTTGCCGTTCGTGGAAAATGCGTTTCGGCACGGCACGGGCGCGGCTCTCGAGTGCCCCTGGATTAGCATCGACCTTCTGGCCCGACGTGATTCGCTCACGTTCAAAGTCATCAACAGCCGTGCTGAAGCTGCGACCGAGTGGGCAGAAGGTGCCGGCCTGGCCCGCGTGCGCCAGCGGCTTGCCTGCCTCTACCCCGGCCGGCATACCTTGAAGATCGTAGCCGAGTCCGATACCTTTTTGGTGTCGCTGAAGCTCCAATGGACCTTAACGGAGCCTACAGAAACGCCCATATCGCCCCCCTTAGCAACTTTAGCCAACCGCCAATTGCTTCCTACCACTTAG
- a CDS encoding sensor histidine kinase, with amino-acid sequence MGQAETYRLDAFLQAIDERRWLRHGLFWLVVTVLMTWYLRYGCHKTDDLVQGFTYALLLLAPHTLATYALLYGVLPALERGTGRQDRFGLLLFGWLLLSMFLKFGFRYLILIAAQHGWHYVLLDDDRRIFPSGAMMPQLGIAGAAAFLHLHRRWRHKQLDNARLAQENYQAELQLLKAQVHPHFLFNTLNNLYALTLERSDQAPEVVARLTGLLRFVMEQDDAPLVKLPDEVGLLRNYLSLQQLRYGPRLSLSFAADNIPATGQIAPLLLLPLVENAFKHGAAEQLGPTRIGIKMAVEGPRFTCVITNTKSTATPAASGSCGIGLQNVRQRLALFYPKRHHFDVEASDDHFTVRLALALGASPDYALQP; translated from the coding sequence ATGGGACAGGCAGAAACATATAGGCTCGACGCGTTCTTGCAGGCCATCGACGAGCGGCGCTGGCTTCGGCACGGGCTGTTCTGGCTTGTTGTGACGGTGCTCATGACATGGTATCTCCGGTACGGCTGCCACAAAACGGACGACCTTGTGCAGGGCTTTACCTATGCCCTACTGCTACTCGCACCGCATACGCTGGCGACCTATGCCCTGCTTTACGGCGTGTTGCCCGCACTGGAGCGGGGCACCGGCCGGCAGGATCGCTTTGGCTTGTTGCTCTTTGGCTGGCTCTTGCTAAGTATGTTCCTTAAATTCGGGTTCCGGTACCTGATTCTGATAGCAGCGCAACACGGGTGGCATTATGTTCTCCTCGACGACGACCGCCGCATCTTTCCCAGCGGAGCCATGATGCCCCAGCTAGGCATTGCGGGCGCGGCGGCTTTTCTACACCTCCATCGCCGTTGGCGGCACAAGCAGCTGGACAACGCCAGGCTGGCACAGGAAAACTACCAAGCTGAGCTACAACTGCTCAAGGCCCAGGTGCACCCGCACTTTCTCTTCAATACCCTCAACAACTTATACGCCCTCACGCTGGAGCGATCGGATCAGGCTCCGGAGGTGGTCGCACGCCTCACCGGGCTGCTGCGCTTTGTGATGGAGCAAGACGATGCGCCGCTGGTAAAGCTTCCCGATGAAGTAGGCCTATTGCGTAACTACTTATCTCTCCAACAGTTACGCTATGGACCTCGGCTTAGCCTTTCTTTTGCGGCGGATAATATTCCTGCCACCGGACAAATTGCGCCTCTGCTCTTGTTGCCGCTCGTCGAAAATGCTTTTAAGCACGGGGCGGCCGAGCAGCTTGGCCCGACCCGTATCGGCATCAAGATGGCCGTGGAAGGTCCACGCTTTACTTGCGTCATTACCAACACGAAAAGCACGGCTACGCCGGCCGCTTCGGGCTCTTGCGGCATTGGGCTGCAAAACGTGCGGCAACGCCTTGCGCTCTTTTACCCCAAGCGCCACCATTTCGACGTGGAGGCAAGCGACGACCACTTCACGGTGCGGTTGGCGCTGGCTCTGGGGGCCTCACCCGATTACGCGCTCCAGCCATGA
- a CDS encoding malate:quinone oxidoreductase translates to MSTNDNLPNQAPDVVLIGAGIMSATLGVLLKELQPDLTIEIFERLDNAAAESSDAWNNAGTGHSAFCELNYTPQLPDGSIETSKAIKIAESFEVSKQFWTYLMLNKSMTVVPNFIKPIPHMSFVWGEKNVDYLKKRHAALTQNHLFKGMQYSEDPELLREWIPLVMEGRDKAQKVAATRMDLGTDVNFGTLTRNMFKRLQKMPGVQMHFHHEVRKLRRDDEGNWVVGVRDLTTDQKRKVRTKFVFIGAGGGSLPLLEKADIPEGRGFGGFPVSGQWLKCTNPEVIEQHQAKVYGKASVGAPPMSVPHLDTRVIEGKRELLFGPYAGFSTKFLKNGSYLDLPASIKPTNLRPMISAGLHNLSLTKYLIDQVRQSPEDRLAALREYFPNAQMQDWELEIAGQRVQVIKKDAKKGGVLEFGTEVVSAADGSIAALLGASPGASTAVSIMLDLLKRCFNDRLQTEAWQTKLKKMIPSYGHSLADDPELTEEMRNYTSEVLSINTVVATE, encoded by the coding sequence ATGTCTACAAACGATAATTTGCCTAATCAAGCCCCCGATGTCGTTTTAATCGGGGCTGGCATCATGAGTGCCACCCTTGGAGTATTGTTGAAAGAACTCCAGCCAGACCTAACCATCGAGATTTTCGAGCGCCTCGACAATGCAGCGGCCGAAAGCTCCGACGCCTGGAACAACGCCGGCACCGGCCACTCGGCCTTTTGCGAGCTCAACTACACGCCCCAGCTCCCCGACGGCTCCATCGAAACGTCAAAAGCCATCAAGATTGCCGAGTCCTTTGAGGTCTCGAAGCAATTCTGGACGTATCTGATGCTGAATAAGTCGATGACCGTGGTACCGAACTTCATCAAGCCCATTCCGCACATGAGTTTTGTGTGGGGCGAGAAGAACGTGGACTACCTGAAGAAGCGCCACGCAGCGCTCACTCAAAACCACCTGTTCAAAGGCATGCAGTATTCTGAAGACCCAGAGCTGCTGCGCGAATGGATTCCGCTGGTGATGGAAGGCCGCGATAAGGCCCAGAAAGTAGCTGCCACGCGCATGGATTTGGGCACCGACGTCAACTTTGGCACCCTCACCCGCAACATGTTTAAGCGCTTGCAAAAGATGCCGGGCGTGCAGATGCATTTTCACCACGAAGTGCGCAAGCTGCGCCGCGACGACGAGGGCAACTGGGTAGTAGGCGTCCGCGACCTTACCACCGACCAGAAGCGCAAAGTGCGCACCAAGTTCGTGTTCATCGGCGCGGGCGGTGGCTCCTTGCCGCTGCTCGAAAAGGCCGACATTCCGGAGGGACGCGGCTTTGGCGGCTTCCCCGTGAGCGGGCAGTGGCTGAAATGCACCAACCCCGAAGTCATTGAGCAACACCAGGCGAAGGTCTACGGCAAAGCCTCGGTAGGCGCGCCGCCCATGTCGGTGCCGCACCTGGATACGCGCGTGATCGAGGGCAAGCGCGAGCTGCTGTTTGGTCCGTATGCTGGCTTTTCAACCAAATTCCTGAAGAACGGGTCGTACCTGGATTTGCCCGCTTCCATCAAGCCGACCAACCTGCGGCCCATGATCTCGGCCGGCCTGCACAACCTCTCGCTCACTAAATACCTAATCGACCAAGTGCGGCAGTCGCCCGAAGACCGGTTGGCCGCACTCCGCGAGTATTTCCCCAATGCTCAGATGCAGGATTGGGAGCTGGAAATCGCGGGGCAGCGCGTGCAGGTGATTAAGAAAGACGCGAAAAAAGGCGGCGTGCTGGAGTTCGGCACCGAAGTCGTGAGTGCGGCCGATGGCAGCATCGCGGCACTGCTGGGCGCTTCGCCCGGCGCCTCGACGGCCGTTTCTATCATGCTCGACTTGCTGAAACGGTGCTTCAACGACCGGCTGCAAACCGAAGCGTGGCAGACCAAGCTCAAGAAGATGATTCCTTCCTACGGGCACTCGCTGGCCGACGACCCCGAGCTGACCGAAGAAATGCGCAATTATACCAGCGAAGTCTTGAGCATAAACACAGTGGTTGCCACGGAGTAA
- a CDS encoding EamA family transporter, whose translation MWIVFSLLAALTAAIVVTLSKAGIKNMDSSLAFAVQSVLILIVAWSVVIWQGRLPEVTRIEPRTWLYLVLAGVITCVSSLLSFRALKLGDAARASPLDKISLIFSIALAVIFLKEKINWQVIVGALLMAAGAVFIATSKQSAG comes from the coding sequence ATGTGGATTGTATTTTCGTTGTTAGCCGCGCTGACCGCGGCCATTGTCGTGACGTTGTCGAAAGCCGGCATCAAAAACATGGATTCTAGTTTGGCCTTTGCCGTGCAGTCCGTTTTGATTCTGATTGTGGCTTGGAGCGTGGTGATTTGGCAAGGCCGGTTGCCGGAGGTAACGCGCATTGAACCACGTACTTGGCTCTATCTGGTGCTAGCCGGCGTCATTACCTGCGTTTCGTCGCTGCTCTCGTTTCGGGCGCTGAAACTCGGCGACGCGGCCCGTGCCTCTCCACTCGACAAGATCTCCCTAATTTTCTCGATTGCGCTGGCCGTGATCTTCCTGAAAGAAAAAATCAACTGGCAGGTAATTGTCGGGGCGTTGCTGATGGCTGCCGGAGCCGTGTTTATCGCCACTTCCAAGCAATCGGCCGGTTAA
- a CDS encoding GNAT family N-acetyltransferase translates to MTLNWTSKSYNALALNELYSLLQLRSEVFVVEQNCAFQDIDGQDEAAYHLLGRTDDGQLAAYARLFDAGKCYEQVSIGRVVVSPAFRRFSFGRQLMNQAIAECEALFGPQPIKIGAQYYLRAFYQSLGFVQQGDIYLEDDIEHIYMLRA, encoded by the coding sequence ATGACCCTCAACTGGACTTCCAAATCTTATAACGCACTGGCGCTTAACGAACTCTACAGCCTTTTGCAGCTCCGGAGCGAGGTGTTTGTAGTCGAGCAGAACTGCGCCTTTCAGGACATTGATGGGCAGGACGAAGCAGCGTATCATTTGCTGGGCCGCACCGACGACGGGCAATTGGCAGCCTACGCCCGTCTCTTCGACGCCGGCAAATGCTACGAACAAGTGAGCATCGGCAGAGTGGTCGTGAGCCCGGCATTTCGCCGTTTCAGCTTCGGCCGACAGCTTATGAATCAGGCCATTGCGGAATGTGAAGCGCTCTTTGGCCCGCAACCCATCAAAATCGGAGCCCAGTATTACCTGCGCGCGTTCTATCAAAGCCTGGGGTTCGTGCAGCAGGGCGACATTTATCTCGAAGATGACATCGAGCACATTTATATGCTACGGGCTTAA
- a CDS encoding pirin family protein has translation MASPFRRIFQVIDGNKKLVGDGFDVTSPMPGPRIRQLSPFLLIDHTGPMPVAPTDSPLGTPPHPHRGFETVTVVYQGYLSHRDTAGHNGKLGPGDVQWMTAGAGLLHEERHEKEFAKQGGTLELLQLWVNVPKKDKMAPPRYQNIRAAAIPSASAPGGQGAIRVIAGTYNGVTGPAETFSPMIMLDVHQPKGSTITLSLPADYNVGIYVASGQILLNGDRAAATKQLVVFGWDAPDVQITFVEDSILLVLAGEPIEEPLATYGPFVMNTNRELVQAIADFESGGMGTFPEDE, from the coding sequence ATGGCTAGCCCTTTCCGCAGAATATTTCAGGTAATCGACGGCAACAAGAAGCTCGTCGGCGACGGTTTCGACGTGACTAGCCCCATGCCGGGGCCGCGCATCCGGCAACTGAGCCCGTTTCTGCTCATCGACCACACCGGCCCGATGCCGGTAGCCCCCACCGACAGCCCTTTGGGCACGCCGCCGCACCCGCATCGTGGCTTTGAAACGGTAACGGTTGTGTACCAAGGCTACTTATCGCACCGCGACACGGCGGGCCACAACGGCAAGCTCGGTCCCGGCGATGTGCAATGGATGACCGCCGGAGCAGGCTTGCTCCACGAGGAACGCCACGAAAAGGAGTTTGCCAAACAAGGCGGCACGCTGGAGCTATTGCAGCTGTGGGTGAACGTGCCCAAGAAGGACAAAATGGCCCCGCCGCGTTATCAGAACATCCGGGCCGCGGCCATTCCGTCGGCATCCGCACCGGGTGGCCAGGGCGCGATTCGGGTTATTGCCGGCACGTACAACGGCGTAACCGGGCCTGCCGAAACCTTCTCGCCCATGATTATGCTGGACGTGCACCAGCCCAAAGGCAGCACCATAACTCTTTCATTACCTGCCGATTACAACGTAGGCATTTACGTAGCTTCGGGCCAAATCTTGCTCAACGGCGATCGGGCCGCCGCTACCAAACAGCTGGTGGTATTTGGCTGGGATGCGCCGGACGTGCAGATCACCTTCGTCGAAGACAGCATTTTGCTCGTGCTGGCAGGCGAGCCCATTGAGGAGCCGCTGGCGACGTACGGGCCGTTTGTGATGAACACCAACCGCGAGCTGGTCCAAGCCATTGCTGATTTTGAAAGCGGCGGCATGGGCACGTTTCCGGAGGACGAATAG